The following coding sequences are from one Aeromicrobium duanguangcaii window:
- a CDS encoding glycerate kinase family protein: MRIVVAPDKFAGTLTAPEAARAIARGWRRSAPGDDLVEAPMADGGPGFADALHSAFGDSSRIEVVTVPGPLGEPTPVGLLLQGETAYLESAQACGLHLVTGERPMDATTVGVGRAIAAAVDGGARRIVVGLGGSATTDGGAGLLAALGATADVPLDAGPAGLDGVSHVDLGAVRDRLAGVELVVAADVETTLLGMFGAARTFGPQKGLTDEQILTVDHRLDQFVQAVCGTTPAERRVADLKGAGAAGGIGFALMVLGAEVTSGIALVAEASGLDELLEGADLVLSGEGAFDYSSRAGKVVHGVATVAMRHAVPCVVLAGRIDVGSREMRALGVESAYSLVDRVGEEAALAEPARHLSDLAARVARSWSA; the protein is encoded by the coding sequence GTGCGCATCGTCGTCGCGCCCGACAAGTTCGCGGGCACGCTGACCGCTCCCGAGGCAGCCCGGGCGATCGCCCGGGGGTGGCGACGCAGCGCGCCCGGGGACGACCTCGTCGAGGCCCCCATGGCCGACGGCGGCCCGGGGTTCGCCGACGCGCTCCACAGCGCCTTCGGCGACTCCTCGCGGATCGAGGTCGTCACGGTGCCCGGCCCGCTCGGCGAGCCGACGCCCGTCGGACTGCTGCTGCAGGGTGAGACCGCGTACCTCGAGTCCGCGCAGGCGTGCGGACTGCACCTCGTGACGGGGGAGCGTCCGATGGACGCGACCACCGTCGGGGTCGGCCGAGCCATCGCGGCCGCGGTCGACGGGGGAGCGCGACGGATCGTGGTCGGTCTGGGCGGCAGCGCCACGACCGACGGAGGCGCGGGTCTGCTGGCGGCCCTCGGTGCCACGGCGGACGTTCCGCTCGACGCCGGGCCGGCCGGTCTCGACGGCGTCAGCCACGTCGACCTAGGTGCCGTCCGCGACCGGCTCGCCGGCGTCGAGCTGGTCGTGGCGGCCGACGTCGAGACGACCCTGCTGGGGATGTTCGGCGCCGCGCGCACGTTCGGCCCGCAGAAGGGGCTCACCGACGAGCAGATCCTCACCGTCGACCACCGGCTCGACCAGTTCGTGCAGGCGGTGTGCGGCACGACCCCCGCCGAGCGACGCGTCGCCGACCTCAAGGGCGCGGGCGCCGCGGGCGGGATCGGCTTCGCCCTCATGGTCCTGGGCGCCGAGGTCACGTCCGGCATCGCGCTGGTCGCCGAGGCGTCCGGCCTGGACGAGCTCCTCGAGGGAGCCGACCTGGTGCTGTCGGGGGAGGGGGCCTTCGACTACTCCTCCCGCGCGGGCAAGGTCGTCCACGGCGTCGCCACGGTCGCCATGCGCCACGCGGTGCCCTGCGTCGTGCTGGCCGGTCGCATCGACGTCGGCAGCCGCGAGATGCGTGCCCTCGGGGTCGAGTCGGCCTACAGCCTGGTCGACCGCGTGGGGGAGGAGGCCGCGCTGGCCGAGCCCGCCCGGCACCTGAGCGACCTCGCCGCGCGGGTCGCGCGCTCGTGGTCGGCCTGA
- a CDS encoding HesB/IscA family protein: MTATDQTSTETTPADGITLSDGAAGKVKSLLEQEGRDDLALRIAVQPGGCSGLRYQLFFDERTLDGDEIREFDGVNVVVDRMSLPYLHGATIDFVDTIEKQGFTIDNPMATGSCACGDSFH, from the coding sequence ATGACCGCCACGGACCAGACCAGCACCGAAACCACCCCCGCCGACGGCATCACCCTGAGCGATGGTGCTGCCGGCAAGGTCAAGAGCCTGCTGGAGCAGGAGGGACGCGACGACCTCGCGCTGCGCATCGCCGTGCAGCCCGGCGGCTGCTCCGGCCTGCGCTACCAGCTCTTCTTCGACGAGCGCACGCTCGACGGTGATGAGATCCGCGAGTTCGACGGCGTCAACGTCGTCGTCGACCGCATGAGCCTGCCGTACCTGCACGGCGCGACGATCGATTTCGTCGACACGATCGAGAAGCAGGGCTTCACCATCGACAACCCGATGGCGACCGGCTCCTGCGCCTGCGGCGACTCCTTCCACTGA
- a CDS encoding carbohydrate kinase family protein: MHLAIAGSVATDHLQTFAGKFSDSLVPDQLDKLSVSFLVEDLDVRRGGCAANITFGLGSLGLQPTLVAAVGRDFDLGYREWLQGAGVDCESVLVHPTLHTALCTITTDEAHAQIVTFYPGAMAKAREIDVAALHAENPIDLLLIGPDDPDGMLRHTRTARELGIPFAADPSQQLAWAGGELIRDLIDGAAYLFSNDYEAALIAQKTGWSDADIAERVGVRVVTHGKDGCIVHEADGTTHQVRAIDGVTAVDPTGVGDSFRAGFMAGVAAGLPLERAAQVGCTIAASVVETIGTQEYVLERASFLDRVASTYGDQAREEIAAALSIAHEAPVESA; this comes from the coding sequence GTGCACCTCGCCATCGCCGGGTCGGTAGCCACCGACCATCTGCAGACCTTCGCCGGTAAGTTCTCCGACTCCCTCGTCCCCGATCAGCTGGACAAGCTGTCGGTGTCGTTCCTCGTCGAGGACCTGGACGTACGTCGAGGGGGGTGTGCCGCCAACATCACCTTCGGACTGGGCAGCCTGGGGCTCCAGCCGACCCTCGTGGCCGCTGTGGGCCGCGACTTCGACCTCGGGTACCGCGAGTGGCTGCAAGGCGCTGGCGTGGACTGTGAGAGCGTCCTGGTCCATCCCACGCTGCACACCGCGCTGTGCACCATCACGACCGACGAGGCACACGCCCAGATCGTGACGTTCTACCCCGGAGCGATGGCCAAGGCGCGCGAGATCGACGTCGCCGCCCTGCACGCCGAGAACCCCATCGACCTGCTCCTGATCGGCCCCGACGACCCGGACGGCATGCTGCGGCACACGCGCACCGCCCGAGAGCTGGGGATCCCCTTCGCCGCCGACCCGTCCCAGCAGCTCGCGTGGGCCGGCGGTGAGCTCATCCGCGACCTCATCGACGGCGCCGCGTACCTGTTCAGCAACGACTACGAGGCGGCCCTGATCGCCCAGAAGACCGGCTGGAGCGATGCCGACATCGCCGAGCGGGTCGGCGTCCGCGTCGTCACGCACGGCAAGGACGGCTGCATCGTCCACGAGGCCGACGGCACGACCCACCAGGTCCGGGCCATCGACGGCGTCACCGCGGTCGACCCCACCGGTGTCGGCGACAGCTTCCGCGCGGGCTTCATGGCCGGCGTCGCGGCGGGCCTCCCGCTCGAGCGCGCGGCCCAGGTCGGCTGCACCATCGCGGCCAGCGTGGTCGAGACGATCGGCACCCAGGAGTACGTGCTGGAACGCGCGTCGTTCCTCGATCGCGTCGCCTCGACGTACGGCGATCAGGCCCGCGAGGAGATCGCCGCGGCGCTCTCGATCGCGCACGAAGCGCCTGTCGAGTCAGCTTGA
- the ctaC gene encoding aa3-type cytochrome oxidase subunit II — protein MKLAALTALAAVMLGGCSPWDKSDVSRLALPVAGSDRSIYMWNLWLGTWIAVLVVFVLVFGMILYAPIRYRRKNSDDPAPVQVRYNLPLEALYTIAPVIVVAVFFFHTVESQNEQLREVKNPDHTIEVVGSKWQWTFNYLEGAPGGEPVYDQGNPAELPELWLPVNESVKFELISPDVIHSFWVPEFYFKMDVVPGNIPGKEGNNSFTMTPDREGTFTGRCAELCGVYHTRMLFKVKVVSAEEYQAHLADLEAAGQIGTPRGSTTAETVAGLQASGESEPED, from the coding sequence ATGAAATTGGCGGCTCTGACCGCCCTGGCCGCTGTCATGCTCGGCGGCTGCTCCCCCTGGGACAAGTCGGACGTCAGCCGGCTCGCGCTCCCTGTGGCCGGTTCCGACCGGTCCATCTACATGTGGAACCTGTGGCTCGGCACCTGGATCGCCGTCCTCGTCGTGTTCGTGCTGGTCTTCGGCATGATCCTGTACGCGCCGATCCGTTACCGTCGCAAGAACAGCGACGATCCGGCTCCCGTCCAGGTTCGCTACAACCTGCCGCTGGAGGCGCTCTACACGATCGCCCCGGTCATCGTCGTCGCCGTGTTCTTCTTCCACACCGTGGAGTCGCAGAACGAGCAGCTGCGCGAGGTCAAGAACCCCGATCACACGATCGAGGTCGTCGGCAGCAAGTGGCAGTGGACCTTCAACTACCTCGAGGGCGCTCCCGGCGGTGAGCCGGTCTACGACCAGGGCAACCCGGCCGAGCTCCCGGAGCTGTGGCTCCCCGTCAACGAGTCCGTGAAGTTCGAGCTCATCTCGCCGGACGTCATCCACTCGTTCTGGGTCCCGGAGTTCTACTTCAAGATGGACGTGGTCCCGGGCAACATCCCGGGCAAGGAAGGCAACAACTCGTTCACGATGACGCCGGACCGCGAGGGCACCTTCACGGGTCGCTGCGCGGAGCTGTGCGGCGTCTACCACACCCGCATGCTGTTCAAGGTCAAGGTCGTCTCCGCCGAGGAGTACCAGGCCCACCTGGCCGACCTCGAGGCTGCCGGCCAGATCGGCACCCCGAGGGGCTCGACCACAGCTGAAACCGTCGCCGGCCTGCAGGCCAGCGGCGAGAGCGAACCGGAGGACTGA